One stretch of Paraburkholderia fungorum DNA includes these proteins:
- the lysS gene encoding lysine--tRNA ligase, translated as MTEPTQPDAAQPNAAQQNVAPEVDDNKIMTERREKLRELREQGVAYPNDFRPTHHAEDLQTQYEQSDKEALEANPLEVAIAGRMMLKRVMGKASFATVRDGSGQIQFFITPADVGQDVYDAFKKWDMGDIVAARGVLFRTNKGELSVRCTELRLLSKSLRPLPDKFHGLADQEMKYRQRYVDLIVTPETRKTFVARTKAISSIRKFMADAEFMEVETPMLHPIPGGAAAKPFTTHHNALDMQMFLRIAPELYLKRLVVGGFERVFEINRNFRNEGVSVRHNPEFTMIEFYAAYTDYKWLMDFVEQLIRQAAIDSLGTATITYQGRELDLAKPFHRLTITQAIQKYAPQYTNEQLADSAFLRTELKKFGVDASQPQFLNAGVGSLQLALFEETAESQLWEPTYIIDYPVEVSPLARASDAAPGITERFELFITGREIANGFSELNDPEDQAARFKKQVDQKDAGDEEAMFYDADYIRALEYGMPPAGGCGIGIDRLVMMLTDSPSIRDVILFPHLRRED; from the coding sequence ATGACCGAACCGACCCAGCCTGATGCGGCCCAGCCCAATGCGGCCCAGCAAAATGTCGCGCCCGAGGTGGACGACAACAAGATCATGACCGAGCGTCGCGAAAAGCTGCGCGAGTTGCGTGAGCAAGGCGTCGCCTATCCGAACGACTTCCGTCCTACGCATCACGCCGAAGATCTGCAAACGCAATACGAGCAGTCCGACAAGGAAGCGCTCGAAGCGAATCCGCTCGAAGTCGCGATTGCCGGCCGCATGATGCTCAAGCGCGTGATGGGCAAGGCGAGCTTTGCGACCGTGCGCGACGGTTCGGGTCAGATCCAGTTCTTCATCACGCCCGCCGACGTCGGTCAGGACGTGTACGACGCGTTCAAGAAGTGGGACATGGGCGACATCGTCGCGGCGCGTGGCGTGCTGTTCCGCACCAACAAGGGCGAGCTGTCGGTGCGTTGTACCGAACTGCGTCTGCTGTCGAAGTCGCTGCGTCCGCTGCCGGACAAGTTCCACGGTCTCGCCGATCAGGAAATGAAGTATCGCCAGCGCTATGTCGATCTGATCGTCACGCCGGAAACGCGCAAGACTTTCGTCGCGCGGACCAAGGCGATTTCGTCGATCCGCAAGTTCATGGCCGACGCCGAATTCATGGAAGTCGAAACGCCGATGCTGCACCCGATTCCGGGTGGCGCGGCGGCCAAGCCGTTCACCACGCACCACAACGCGCTCGATATGCAGATGTTCCTGCGCATCGCGCCGGAGCTGTACCTGAAGCGGCTGGTCGTCGGCGGCTTCGAGCGCGTGTTCGAGATCAACCGTAACTTCCGTAACGAGGGCGTGTCCGTACGCCACAATCCGGAATTCACGATGATCGAGTTCTACGCCGCGTACACCGATTACAAGTGGCTGATGGACTTCGTCGAGCAGTTGATCCGCCAGGCGGCCATCGATTCGCTGGGCACGGCCACGATCACCTATCAGGGCCGCGAACTGGATCTGGCGAAGCCGTTCCATCGTCTGACGATCACGCAGGCGATCCAGAAATACGCGCCGCAATACACGAACGAGCAACTCGCCGACAGCGCATTTTTGCGCACCGAATTGAAAAAATTCGGCGTCGATGCGTCGCAGCCTCAGTTCCTGAATGCGGGCGTGGGTTCGCTGCAACTGGCACTGTTCGAAGAAACCGCCGAGTCGCAATTGTGGGAGCCGACGTACATCATCGACTACCCAGTCGAAGTGTCGCCGCTGGCGCGCGCATCGGACGCCGCGCCGGGCATCACCGAGCGTTTCGAGCTGTTCATCACCGGTCGCGAGATCGCTAACGGCTTCTCGGAGCTGAACGATCCGGAAGACCAGGCCGCCCGCTTCAAGAAGCAGGTCGATCAGAAAGACGCCGGCGACGAAGAAGCGATGTTCTACGACGCCGACTATATTCGCGCGCTCGAATACGGCATGCCGCCGGCCGGTGGTTGCGGTATCGGTATCGACCGTCTGGTGATGATGCTGACCGATAGCCCGAGCATCCGCGACGTGATTCTGTTCCCGCATCTGCGTCGCGAAGACTGA